The following are from one region of the Hydrogenimonas sp. SS33 genome:
- a CDS encoding HesA/MoeB/ThiF family protein, whose translation MENYYHYFNRQVMLWGEETQASLQRKKIAIVGSGGLGSSLVIALGASGVGAIDLIDFDEVSTHNIHRQIAFTVGDEGKFKAEVAAELAMRRCPFVKVTPHVMPFETFAGEERRYDLILDATDNLPSRAQIDAYAKRIGCPWVYGSVEAFNGQVCFIDKSSFDAFRIMEREPAGIAAPIVMHIASLQANLALRYLAGESVKKDLLYYLYFNDEGELVTQKFKMPV comes from the coding sequence ATGGAAAACTACTACCACTACTTCAACCGGCAGGTGATGCTCTGGGGCGAAGAGACCCAGGCTTCCCTGCAGCGCAAAAAAATCGCCATCGTCGGTTCCGGGGGGCTGGGAAGTTCCCTGGTCATCGCCCTGGGGGCCAGCGGTGTCGGAGCCATCGACCTGATCGACTTCGACGAGGTTTCCACACATAATATCCATCGCCAGATCGCCTTTACGGTGGGGGACGAGGGCAAGTTCAAGGCGGAAGTGGCCGCCGAGCTCGCCATGCGCCGGTGCCCATTCGTGAAGGTGACGCCCCATGTGATGCCTTTTGAAACCTTCGCCGGGGAGGAGCGGCGTTACGACCTGATACTCGATGCCACCGACAACCTGCCGAGCCGTGCCCAGATCGACGCCTACGCCAAACGTATCGGGTGCCCCTGGGTCTACGGTTCTGTGGAGGCCTTCAACGGGCAGGTCTGCTTCATCGACAAAAGCTCCTTCGACGCCTTTCGGATCATGGAGCGCGAACCGGCGGGTATCGCGGCGCCCATCGTCATGCACATCGCCTCCCTGCAGGCCAACCTGGCGCTGCGCTATCTGGCGGGAGAGAGCGTGAAAAAAGACCTCCTCTACTACCTCTACTTCAACGACGAAGGGGAACTGGTAACCCAGAAGTTCAAAATGCCTGTATAA
- the pelF gene encoding GT4 family glycosyltransferase PelF → MTLPTSESVDIMILAEGTYPFVRGGVSSWIHQLITGMPDLTFGITFLGSRPEEYGGILYELPENLHHLGVYYLFEEQEEVSAPHRDMDGRALEKVNALHRWFKKPEGEIPETMRSLSFYLEEATFAHFMYGKRAWEYIREVYFANASDVPFIDYFWTLRNMHRPIWVLAEIADTVPACSIFHAPSTGYAGFLGALASYHYNRPMLLTEHGIYTRERKIDLLGADWIAYHKPALLMENEEFNYVKEMWIRFFEKIADFAYVRSQKIISLYPGAKAVQILFGAEEKKCEVIPNGVDVDGLSALVSQRPEEVPKVITLIGRVVSIKDIKSFIRALRIVADSMPEVKGWIAGPMDEDPEYAKECMDMVNALKLEENIEFLGFRNIKEILPKSGLLTLTSISEGMPLVVLEGFAAGVPAVTTDVGSCRDLIYGGLDEEDIAIGEAGAVTKIANPAELAENYLKILNDRDVWERMQQNAQRRVDRYYRQETFLQKYRDLYKELETTWQA, encoded by the coding sequence CCCGAAGAGTATGGCGGCATCCTCTATGAGCTTCCGGAAAACCTGCACCATCTCGGGGTGTACTACCTTTTCGAGGAGCAGGAGGAGGTTTCGGCGCCCCATAGGGATATGGATGGTCGCGCCCTGGAAAAGGTGAATGCCCTCCATCGCTGGTTCAAAAAACCCGAGGGGGAGATACCGGAAACGATGCGTTCGCTCTCTTTTTATCTGGAAGAGGCGACTTTCGCACATTTCATGTACGGGAAAAGGGCCTGGGAATATATCCGGGAAGTCTACTTCGCCAATGCATCGGATGTTCCCTTCATCGACTATTTCTGGACATTGAGAAATATGCACAGGCCCATCTGGGTATTGGCGGAAATTGCCGACACGGTGCCGGCGTGCTCGATTTTTCATGCGCCGTCCACGGGATATGCCGGATTTCTGGGGGCATTGGCAAGTTACCATTACAACCGCCCCATGCTTCTGACGGAACATGGCATCTATACCCGCGAAAGGAAGATCGACCTTCTCGGTGCGGACTGGATCGCCTACCACAAGCCCGCACTTCTGATGGAGAACGAAGAGTTCAACTATGTGAAGGAGATGTGGATCCGTTTTTTCGAAAAGATCGCCGATTTTGCCTATGTACGAAGCCAAAAGATTATTTCGCTCTACCCCGGGGCGAAAGCGGTACAGATACTCTTCGGGGCAGAGGAAAAGAAATGCGAAGTGATTCCCAACGGTGTGGACGTGGACGGCCTGTCGGCACTCGTCTCCCAACGGCCGGAGGAGGTGCCGAAAGTCATTACATTGATCGGGCGTGTCGTGTCTATCAAAGATATCAAGAGTTTCATCCGGGCCCTTCGCATCGTAGCCGATTCGATGCCCGAAGTAAAAGGGTGGATCGCGGGCCCGATGGATGAAGATCCGGAATACGCAAAAGAGTGTATGGATATGGTCAATGCACTGAAGCTCGAAGAGAATATCGAATTCCTGGGATTCCGCAATATCAAAGAGATATTGCCCAAAAGCGGACTGCTGACACTCACTTCCATCAGCGAGGGGATGCCGTTGGTGGTCCTGGAGGGCTTTGCGGCAGGAGTCCCCGCCGTTACCACCGATGTGGGAAGCTGCCGCGACCTGATCTACGGAGGCCTGGATGAAGAGGATATCGCCATCGGCGAGGCGGGCGCCGTGACGAAGATCGCCAATCCGGCGGAATTGGCGGAAAACTATCTCAAAATTCTCAATGACAGGGATGTTTGGGAGAGGATGCAGCAGAATGCACAGCGGCGCGTCGACCGATACTATCGTCAGGAGACGTTTCTTCAAAAGTATCGAGACCTTTACAAAGAGTTGGAAACGACATGGCAGGCATAG
- a CDS encoding phosphagen kinase has translation MPYPEFPSDCRSLLCKYLTPELYDTLKERRSRYGFTLDDLIRSGVANPDSSIGVYVGDEESYDLFAPLLDPIIREYHGVDPEAGHRSDMDPSHLDVADPDPEGRFILSTRLRVGRNLHCFPLGPAIARRERLIVECMAVDALKKLEGDLAGTYYPLSGMDEETKRRLIEDHFLFKEGDRFLEAAGLNREWPEGRGIFHNEEKTFLVWVNEEDQFRIISMQKGGDIRAVFERLSRAVGSLQRQLTFAYSGRLGYITSCPTNLGTAMRASVHIRLPKLGRDREAFETITGRFHLQIRGIHGEHSESEGGIYDISNRRRLGVTEVEAVKEMAEGVKALIEEEKRRGA, from the coding sequence ATGCCCTATCCCGAATTTCCTTCGGACTGCCGCTCCCTCTTGTGCAAATACCTGACGCCGGAACTCTACGACACGCTCAAGGAGAGGAGGAGCCGGTACGGCTTCACCCTCGACGACCTGATCCGCTCCGGTGTCGCCAATCCCGACAGCAGTATCGGTGTCTATGTGGGCGACGAGGAGAGTTACGACCTTTTCGCGCCGCTGCTGGACCCCATCATACGGGAGTATCACGGTGTCGATCCCGAGGCAGGGCACAGAAGCGACATGGACCCCTCCCATCTGGATGTGGCCGATCCCGATCCGGAGGGGCGCTTCATTCTCTCCACCCGCCTCCGGGTGGGGCGCAACCTCCACTGCTTTCCCCTCGGGCCCGCCATCGCCCGAAGGGAGAGGCTGATCGTGGAGTGCATGGCGGTGGATGCCCTGAAGAAGCTGGAAGGGGACCTTGCCGGTACCTACTACCCCCTTTCGGGAATGGATGAAGAGACGAAACGGCGGCTCATCGAAGACCATTTCCTCTTCAAGGAGGGGGACCGCTTCCTCGAAGCCGCCGGTCTCAACCGGGAGTGGCCCGAGGGGAGGGGGATTTTCCACAACGAAGAGAAAACCTTCCTGGTCTGGGTCAACGAAGAGGATCAGTTCCGCATCATCTCCATGCAAAAAGGGGGCGATATCCGGGCGGTTTTCGAGCGCCTCTCCCGGGCCGTGGGAAGCCTGCAGCGGCAGTTGACCTTCGCCTACAGCGGGCGCCTGGGGTACATTACCAGCTGCCCGACCAACCTGGGGACCGCCATGCGGGCCAGTGTCCATATCAGGCTGCCGAAGCTGGGGCGCGACCGTGAGGCGTTCGAAACGATCACCGGGCGGTTCCATCTGCAGATTCGCGGTATCCACGGCGAACACAGCGAAAGCGAGGGCGGTATCTACGACATCAGCAACCGGCGACGGCTGGGCGTTACGGAGGTCGAAGCGGTCAAAGAGATGGCGGAAGGGGTGAAAGCGTTGATCGAAGAGGAGAAGCGAAGAGGCGCATAG
- a CDS encoding endo alpha-1,4 polygalactosaminidase, with amino-acid sequence MRRSCFAKWFLLFLFPLLLWGGGVHKSAIFYYGSDISWPLVGAHDYIVVQPDHIDEYTHGFRTYRNKVYAYVSVGEAEEGQWYYSKIEKKWIIARNGAWKSDVMDLANPAYRRFFLDRVIGRLKQRGFENLFLDTLDSYRLAKLTEKERERQRKGLVALIKGVKARWPDTKIILNRGFELIPELKGMVVAVAAESLYRGIGGKELRYRPVKAKEREWLLARMKKAAEKGLDLIDIEYLPPEKLAKEGPKLLEKVSDRGIIGYVTDRDLLHYGITVNKVAKREILMLYDGTSYAREYQAAHQYGSLPAEYLGYVPILADIRHGLPPHAWERYAGVVVWLDRPYAHPKKLARWIVENASEGLKTLILGISPFPYDTKQALAMLGMDAVKNSEAMETFHVGSVQAGKMMNYEQKIYPKYHETLLRPKNGRALYSYTNGEGERDVLAALMPWGGFALDEASMVEFNGDNIWTVNPFELYERALKLPSIPIPDPTTENGRRLLFTHIDGDAFIDRVEWDQSRFASEVIRDEILARYPIPHSVSIVEGEIAPYGLYPAISKKMEAIARSIYRLPNVEAATHTFSHPFVWGAIDEKGDLPLKYRLPIENYHFSVDREIEGSLAYINTKLLPPYKPKAKTVFWSGDCLPTEKILDYVYRHDLLNINGGDTYITKAHPWLSLVSPYGIRKGPYWQIYCGEQNENLYTNEWHGPFWGFKNAIQTYEMTDYPKRFKPIDIYYHFYSGSKRASLNALKTVFDWAMKQDVMPIYTTEFIPKVMAFYDTSIERLENGWRVHGLGALRTLRLRGGETPDIARSEGVVGYRKLPQGLYLHLSGSDEISLHEGPTEGVGAYLLSSNGKVGGYRKRPDGFSIDLMAHVPLEAVIKMGKECRVVASPLHLSLRRQEGRVYLRYRTVKRAHFDVQCP; translated from the coding sequence ATGAGACGTTCATGCTTCGCTAAATGGTTTCTTCTTTTCCTCTTTCCTCTTCTCCTGTGGGGTGGAGGCGTTCATAAAAGCGCCATCTTCTATTACGGCAGCGACATCTCCTGGCCGTTGGTAGGCGCTCATGACTATATTGTCGTCCAGCCCGATCACATCGATGAATACACCCACGGTTTCAGGACCTATCGAAACAAGGTCTACGCCTATGTCAGTGTCGGTGAGGCGGAGGAGGGCCAGTGGTACTATTCCAAGATAGAGAAAAAGTGGATTATCGCCCGAAACGGGGCATGGAAGAGCGATGTGATGGACCTGGCCAATCCTGCCTATCGTCGATTTTTCCTCGACAGGGTCATCGGCCGCCTGAAGCAGCGAGGCTTCGAGAACCTCTTTCTCGACACTCTCGACTCCTACCGTCTTGCGAAGCTCACAGAGAAAGAGCGAGAGAGGCAGCGAAAAGGCCTCGTGGCGTTGATAAAGGGGGTCAAAGCACGTTGGCCCGATACGAAGATCATCCTCAACCGCGGTTTCGAGCTCATACCAGAGCTAAAAGGCATGGTCGTCGCGGTGGCGGCCGAATCGCTCTACCGGGGCATCGGTGGAAAAGAGCTTCGCTACAGGCCCGTGAAGGCGAAGGAGAGAGAGTGGCTTTTGGCCCGTATGAAGAAGGCGGCGGAAAAGGGCCTGGATCTCATCGACATCGAGTATCTGCCGCCCGAAAAGCTCGCCAAAGAGGGGCCGAAACTTCTTGAAAAAGTCTCGGATCGCGGGATCATAGGGTATGTGACGGACAGGGACCTGCTCCATTACGGGATCACCGTCAATAAGGTGGCAAAACGGGAAATATTGATGCTCTACGACGGAACTTCCTATGCCAGGGAGTACCAGGCGGCACACCAGTACGGTTCCCTCCCTGCCGAATATCTCGGGTATGTGCCGATTCTGGCGGATATCCGTCACGGTTTGCCCCCTCATGCATGGGAGAGATATGCCGGTGTGGTCGTCTGGCTCGACCGTCCCTATGCCCATCCGAAAAAATTGGCGCGGTGGATCGTAGAAAACGCTTCCGAAGGTTTGAAAACTCTCATCCTGGGAATTTCTCCCTTCCCCTACGATACCAAACAGGCTTTGGCGATGCTGGGTATGGATGCGGTAAAAAACAGCGAAGCGATGGAAACCTTTCACGTCGGTTCGGTCCAGGCCGGCAAAATGATGAATTACGAACAGAAGATTTACCCCAAATACCACGAGACGTTGCTTCGGCCCAAAAACGGTCGAGCCCTCTATTCCTATACCAACGGAGAGGGGGAGAGGGACGTTCTCGCTGCCCTGATGCCGTGGGGCGGTTTTGCATTGGACGAAGCTTCGATGGTGGAGTTCAACGGAGACAATATATGGACGGTAAACCCCTTCGAACTCTATGAACGTGCTTTGAAACTTCCCTCTATTCCGATACCCGACCCGACGACTGAAAACGGCAGGCGCCTCCTCTTCACCCATATAGATGGTGATGCCTTCATAGACAGAGTGGAGTGGGACCAGAGCCGTTTCGCGAGTGAGGTCATCCGAGACGAAATTTTGGCCCGTTACCCGATTCCCCACTCCGTTTCCATCGTGGAGGGTGAGATCGCTCCCTATGGCCTCTATCCCGCTATTTCCAAAAAGATGGAAGCGATCGCCAGGTCGATCTACCGTCTTCCCAATGTCGAAGCGGCTACCCACACCTTCTCCCATCCTTTCGTCTGGGGTGCGATAGACGAAAAAGGCGACCTGCCTCTCAAGTACCGCCTTCCGATCGAAAACTACCATTTCTCTGTCGACAGGGAGATAGAGGGATCGCTGGCATATATCAACACGAAACTGCTCCCCCCTTACAAACCGAAGGCGAAGACCGTTTTCTGGTCGGGCGACTGCCTGCCGACCGAAAAGATTCTCGATTATGTCTATCGGCACGACCTGCTGAATATCAATGGTGGGGATACCTATATCACGAAAGCGCATCCGTGGCTGTCGCTCGTCTCCCCCTATGGCATCCGGAAAGGGCCCTACTGGCAGATTTACTGTGGAGAGCAGAACGAAAATCTCTACACCAACGAATGGCACGGCCCTTTCTGGGGTTTCAAAAACGCCATTCAAACCTATGAAATGACCGACTACCCCAAGCGTTTCAAACCGATAGACATCTATTACCACTTCTATTCCGGTTCCAAGCGGGCCTCTCTCAATGCCCTGAAAACAGTTTTCGACTGGGCCATGAAGCAGGATGTGATGCCTATCTATACCACCGAATTCATTCCCAAAGTAATGGCGTTTTACGACACCTCCATCGAACGCCTGGAAAATGGGTGGAGAGTCCATGGCCTGGGGGCACTGAGGACCCTCAGGCTCCGTGGAGGAGAAACTCCCGATATTGCCCGAAGCGAAGGTGTCGTGGGGTACCGAAAGCTGCCCCAGGGACTCTACCTCCACCTCTCCGGTTCCGATGAAATTTCATTACACGAGGGGCCAACCGAGGGGGTGGGCGCCTACCTTCTTTCGTCCAACGGAAAAGTGGGCGGGTACAGGAAACGACCTGACGGTTTTTCCATCGACCTCATGGCCCATGTGCCGCTGGAGGCGGTGATTAAAATGGGAAAAGAGTGCCGTGTCGTCGCCTCGCCGCTGCATCTCTCCCTGCGCCGCCAGGAGGGTAGGGTCTATTTGCGATACCGGACAGTAAAAAGGGCTCATTTCGATGTCCAATGCCCCTAA
- the pelG gene encoding exopolysaccharide Pel transporter PelG has translation MAGIGFELRKVLKEDSILSLGKVYGYAALLSSGPWVISIIAIIVVGFINVATMGRMNDTVQFQIVVTYAIALASSLIITGFVQLPFTRYIADLIFAHQEEKVLPSYFGTIFMAWLAGIPFVVPAVIYVFPDEDIVFKLNVVSIFLVLCGVWISNILATSLKYYKGVLWAYVVSYGLIVLLSYMAGGNVDHLLTIFFLGNALLFVWLFILIVKHYKGNKFLDFGFFLNKKFYWTLGIAGLFYNLGSWVDKFIFWYYPSTGYPVIGKLHASILYDLPIFLAYLSIVPGMAIFFFRLEADFAQKYELYYDVVRNDGTLEVIEHYRDEMIRTIRHAIREIIIIQGIIDIILFMFAPQIFSFLHIPQLYIGLFYILTVGAMLQLGFMSVLAILYYLDRRREAMWLSILFFVLNALFTFVSIKLGPPFYGYGYALSLLISFAWSLKVVRDEMEDLDYETFMLR, from the coding sequence ATGGCAGGCATAGGTTTCGAGCTTCGTAAAGTACTCAAAGAGGACAGCATTCTCTCCCTCGGCAAGGTCTACGGATATGCGGCACTTCTGAGTTCCGGTCCATGGGTTATTTCGATCATTGCCATCATCGTCGTCGGTTTTATCAATGTCGCCACCATGGGAAGAATGAACGACACGGTACAGTTTCAGATCGTTGTCACCTACGCCATCGCCCTGGCGTCCAGCCTCATCATTACGGGTTTTGTCCAACTCCCCTTTACCCGGTATATCGCAGACTTGATATTCGCCCATCAGGAGGAGAAGGTGCTTCCCTCCTACTTCGGCACCATATTCATGGCCTGGCTGGCGGGGATTCCTTTTGTCGTGCCGGCTGTGATCTATGTCTTTCCCGATGAAGATATCGTTTTTAAACTGAATGTCGTCTCCATTTTTCTGGTACTTTGCGGCGTATGGATCTCCAACATTCTGGCCACGAGTCTGAAATACTACAAAGGTGTTTTGTGGGCTTATGTGGTCAGCTACGGTCTCATTGTCCTGCTCTCTTATATGGCTGGCGGCAATGTGGACCATCTGCTGACCATCTTTTTCCTTGGCAATGCACTTCTCTTCGTATGGCTCTTCATCCTGATCGTCAAACATTACAAGGGAAACAAATTTCTCGACTTCGGATTCTTCCTCAACAAAAAGTTCTACTGGACACTGGGGATTGCCGGCCTTTTCTACAATCTGGGCTCCTGGGTCGACAAGTTCATTTTCTGGTACTACCCCTCCACCGGATATCCTGTCATCGGAAAACTTCACGCCTCCATCCTTTACGACCTTCCCATCTTTCTGGCCTACCTCTCGATCGTTCCGGGCATGGCCATATTCTTTTTCAGACTCGAAGCCGATTTTGCACAGAAATATGAACTCTATTACGATGTGGTCAGAAATGACGGTACGCTGGAAGTGATCGAGCATTACCGTGACGAAATGATCCGGACGATACGCCACGCGATCAGGGAGATCATTATCATCCAGGGGATCATCGATATCATCCTTTTTATGTTTGCCCCTCAGATTTTCTCGTTTCTGCACATACCACAGCTCTATATCGGGCTCTTTTACATTTTGACGGTGGGTGCGATGCTGCAGCTTGGATTCATGTCCGTTCTGGCGATCCTCTACTATCTCGACAGGAGGAGGGAAGCGATGTGGCTTTCCATCCTCTTTTTCGTTCTCAATGCCCTTTTCACGTTCGTTTCCATCAAACTCGGACCGCCTTTTTACGGCTATGGCTATGCCCTCTCCCTTCTCATAAGTTTTGCCTGGAGCCTCAAAGTGGTCCGAGACGAAATGGAGGATCTCGATTATGAGACGTTCATGCTTCGCTAA
- a CDS encoding tetratricopeptide repeat protein, producing the protein MSNAPKNRPRVISDTEIFLLITLFGVILYILYPKTFIQKQLLSEKSNYDLTLTYLENLLPLEKKNEALMLKLVESALETGRISLARRVCAKLIASHDPQTQRRAFPLWYRIEKQNYFSTKDAAARKRIREELAGILELMEEKGMTGTKEASKWYDEAVWLGKDAMALRIALGILRKDPDNLRWLERSYYLAARCNDLKTAETLLKKLIRRDRNRAERWRDALASLYVKENRIEEAATLYLQAYRRHLCADEFFKALDLLTWHHENEKAVQIARKYEKSLRAEKAAEWKLLRFYLSANALDDAHRMALTLFGQCGAEENTKQCNTALLYKTFLYASDPSHAYEVAELALKAKKTDDTWQLRAARSAMWSGRPQDAMRHYLEAYRLHPTAALRKKLLPMLIANYRYESALQLAIETARSHPDDRKTIETLVYLYDKVGYPEGAIDFLMKAYEKNHRTFLLSKALQLALDMGDMVKAGSIVSIFRKRGIKDYTTARRVAYFEYLQRRPSVAYEIVKKQLTKIDKKVPTDFLQLASDLAWYLGKYDDAGRYALALLERGAARSVDRQRTVDVYRESNPKVALEAAWQIYESDPTPAHFIEFAYLAVEQGAYKRLLSEFEKIKKDDRLLSDVRFWTIKAHLMSALHRQSEAYEALKKALGFSPHDPTLRAEMLWMMIDTADCRALRTYVSTLEKEGVQNSEMLWPPLIAAHMRLQEGDMAMLYLKRLMKREGASVDRRLTYAYLLQGCNENEAFMRQMEKIKRKLDTEATGTPARMHDPDFLEKYLQAAMFTMNPDRFSSLLQKSKRSLPTQRYLQLEALWALRNGEYERARATLYKLNDPEAWMQLTLALHFYDTYRMSDLLDRAVCRLPVRDRVDGAVRSGRVGLAQSLAFEGMESNRFDELLYYQNEQLERRWADEWRATLSTDTRRSLQQSTAEVANRNAIGGGWYLFERIRERINGSWDDDVYRNLPKNDTRAEANLLHHGDRMDLSLAAALRTGLEDHLQLEGSIDYRIDNRWRGAMALAWHKDALQTDYLAIGGMEDSVKLRTDYALLSSTTITTTAGYSRFHSQDGVYLGDGIELRLESYTTLRIGYPDIAISFFGEYGTYDEKDGNKGVLEEIMAVPGKVLAEDYLNVGTGLYWGYQNKESYVRPWRPYFSLSPYADLIGHNLNVAFDGGIGGNLFNQDHWAVGVGYTPGISNNTESVLRAYLQYRMLY; encoded by the coding sequence ATGTCCAATGCCCCTAAGAACCGGCCCAGAGTCATTTCCGATACGGAAATTTTCCTTCTCATAACGCTTTTTGGCGTCATTCTCTATATTCTCTATCCGAAAACTTTCATCCAGAAGCAGCTGCTTTCGGAGAAGAGCAACTACGACCTGACGCTGACCTATCTGGAAAACCTTCTGCCCCTTGAAAAAAAGAATGAAGCATTGATGTTGAAACTGGTGGAGAGTGCCCTGGAGACCGGCCGTATATCTCTCGCCAGGCGTGTCTGTGCGAAGCTCATCGCCAGTCATGACCCGCAGACGCAACGCCGGGCTTTCCCCCTGTGGTACCGAATAGAAAAACAAAACTACTTTTCCACGAAGGATGCTGCCGCACGGAAACGGATCAGGGAAGAGCTTGCCGGAATCCTGGAGTTGATGGAAGAGAAGGGGATGACAGGTACCAAAGAGGCCTCCAAATGGTATGACGAAGCGGTCTGGCTCGGGAAAGATGCCATGGCTCTGAGAATCGCCCTGGGGATCCTCCGCAAAGATCCCGACAACCTTCGGTGGCTCGAACGGAGCTACTACCTCGCCGCCAGATGCAACGATCTGAAAACGGCGGAAACGCTTCTGAAAAAATTGATTCGGCGCGATCGGAATAGAGCGGAGCGTTGGAGAGACGCGCTGGCCTCTCTCTATGTGAAGGAAAACCGCATCGAAGAGGCGGCCACACTCTACCTCCAGGCTTACCGACGCCATTTGTGTGCCGATGAATTTTTCAAAGCCCTCGACCTCCTTACATGGCACCACGAGAACGAAAAGGCGGTGCAGATTGCAAGAAAGTATGAAAAGAGTCTTCGGGCAGAAAAAGCGGCTGAATGGAAACTGTTGCGGTTCTATCTGTCGGCAAACGCACTCGATGACGCCCACCGCATGGCTCTCACCCTTTTTGGGCAATGCGGTGCAGAAGAGAACACTAAACAATGTAACACCGCGCTTCTTTACAAAACCTTCCTCTATGCTTCGGACCCGTCTCATGCCTATGAGGTGGCCGAACTGGCGCTGAAGGCCAAAAAAACCGACGACACATGGCAGCTCCGTGCCGCCCGAAGTGCGATGTGGTCGGGCAGGCCGCAGGATGCGATGCGTCACTACCTGGAGGCGTACCGTCTGCATCCCACTGCCGCGCTGCGTAAAAAGCTTCTGCCGATGCTTATCGCCAACTATCGCTACGAATCCGCCTTGCAACTGGCCATAGAGACGGCCCGATCCCATCCCGACGACCGAAAAACCATCGAAACCCTCGTCTATCTCTACGACAAAGTGGGCTACCCTGAGGGTGCCATCGACTTTCTTATGAAGGCATACGAAAAGAACCATCGGACGTTTCTGCTCTCCAAAGCGCTCCAACTGGCCCTGGACATGGGCGATATGGTCAAAGCTGGCTCGATCGTTTCCATATTCAGGAAGAGAGGCATAAAAGACTACACCACGGCACGCCGTGTCGCCTATTTCGAATACCTGCAGCGCCGGCCTTCTGTCGCCTATGAGATAGTGAAAAAACAACTGACAAAGATAGACAAAAAAGTGCCGACCGACTTTCTGCAACTGGCAAGCGATCTGGCCTGGTATCTTGGTAAGTACGACGATGCCGGACGATACGCCCTTGCACTGCTGGAAAGAGGAGCCGCGCGGAGTGTCGACAGGCAGCGAACCGTGGATGTCTATCGGGAATCGAACCCGAAAGTCGCGCTGGAGGCGGCCTGGCAAATCTATGAAAGCGACCCGACGCCTGCCCATTTTATAGAGTTCGCCTACCTCGCCGTGGAGCAGGGTGCATACAAGAGGCTTCTATCCGAATTCGAAAAGATAAAAAAGGACGACAGACTCCTTTCGGATGTCCGCTTCTGGACCATCAAAGCCCATTTGATGTCGGCGCTGCACCGACAGAGTGAAGCCTATGAGGCGTTGAAAAAAGCCCTCGGCTTCAGCCCGCACGATCCCACACTCCGGGCCGAAATGCTTTGGATGATGATTGACACGGCCGATTGCCGTGCGCTTCGTACCTATGTCTCGACACTGGAAAAAGAGGGCGTGCAAAATTCTGAAATGCTTTGGCCCCCTCTGATTGCCGCACATATGCGGTTGCAGGAGGGCGACATGGCCATGCTCTACCTGAAAAGGTTAATGAAAAGGGAGGGGGCATCGGTCGATCGGCGGCTCACCTACGCCTATCTCCTGCAGGGATGCAACGAAAACGAAGCTTTCATGCGGCAGATGGAGAAGATAAAGCGAAAACTGGATACCGAAGCTACCGGAACCCCGGCCAGGATGCATGATCCCGATTTTCTGGAAAAGTACCTGCAGGCGGCGATGTTTACGATGAACCCCGATCGCTTCTCCTCTCTGCTGCAAAAGTCGAAGAGGTCACTTCCGACGCAGCGCTACCTCCAGTTGGAGGCATTGTGGGCTCTTCGTAACGGCGAGTACGAACGGGCGAGGGCCACCCTTTACAAACTGAATGACCCTGAGGCGTGGATGCAACTGACCCTCGCCCTTCACTTCTATGACACCTACCGCATGAGCGACCTTCTCGATCGGGCCGTCTGCCGCCTTCCCGTGCGCGACCGGGTGGATGGGGCTGTGCGGTCCGGACGGGTAGGGCTGGCGCAGTCGCTGGCATTCGAAGGGATGGAGAGCAACAGGTTCGACGAACTGCTCTATTATCAGAACGAACAACTCGAACGCAGATGGGCGGACGAGTGGCGCGCCACTCTCTCGACAGACACGAGACGCAGTCTGCAGCAATCGACCGCAGAGGTGGCCAACAGAAACGCCATAGGCGGGGGGTGGTATCTGTTTGAACGGATAAGAGAGCGCATCAATGGAAGCTGGGACGACGATGTCTACCGAAACCTTCCCAAAAACGACACGCGTGCAGAAGCCAACCTGCTTCACCACGGTGACCGCATGGACCTCTCTCTTGCCGCAGCCCTCAGAACCGGCCTCGAAGACCATTTGCAGCTGGAAGGGAGCATCGACTATCGCATCGACAACCGCTGGCGGGGCGCCATGGCTCTTGCGTGGCACAAGGATGCCCTGCAGACCGACTATCTCGCCATCGGGGGAATGGAAGACAGTGTGAAGCTTCGGACCGACTATGCGCTACTTTCCTCCACCACCATCACGACGACGGCGGGTTACTCCAGGTTCCATTCCCAGGACGGTGTCTACCTGGGTGATGGAATCGAACTCAGATTGGAGTCCTATACCACTCTGAGGATCGGCTATCCCGATATCGCCATCTCCTTTTTCGGCGAATACGGAACCTATGACGAGAAGGACGGAAACAAAGGCGTACTGGAAGAGATTATGGCCGTACCTGGAAAAGTCTTGGCGGAAGATTACCTCAACGTGGGCACCGGGCTATATTGGGGGTATCAGAATAAAGAGAGTTACGTCCGTCCCTGGCGTCCCTACTTCAGCCTCTCTCCCTATGCCGACCTCATCGGCCACAATCTCAATGTGGCGTTCGATGGGGGAATCGGCGGCAATCTTTTCAACCAGGATCATTGGGCCGTTGGCGTAGGCTACACTCCCGGAATCTCCAACAATACGGAATCGGTCCTCCGTGCCTATCTGCAGTACCGCATGCTCTATTGA